A single window of Coffea eugenioides isolate CCC68of chromosome 7, Ceug_1.0, whole genome shotgun sequence DNA harbors:
- the LOC113777650 gene encoding 8-hydroxygeraniol dehydrogenase-like, producing the protein MAKTPETEHPVKAFGWAARDASGVFSPFNFSRRATGEKDVQFKVLYCGVCHSDLHMSKNEWGVTQYPIVPGHEIVGVVTEVGSKVEKVKVGDKVGVGCLVGSCRSCDMCSQDLENYCSKQILTYSATYTDGTITYGGYSDVMVADEHFIVRWPENLPLDAGAPLLCAGITTYSPLRYFGLDKPGIHVGIVGLGGLGHVGVKFAKAFGAKVTVISTSENKRKEAVEKLGADAFINSRDPEQMQAAAGTMDGIIDTVSAVHPVVPLMNLVKPHGKVVMVGVPEKPLEFSTFSLIMGRKTLSGSGIGGLKETQEMVDFAAKHNILADVEVIPMDYINTAMERLLKTDVKYRFVIDIGSSSRSA; encoded by the exons ATGGCAAAAACACCAGAAACAGAGCATCCCGTGAAGGCCTTTGGATGGGCAGCTAGGGACGCATCTGGAGTATTCTCTCCATTCAATTTTTCAAGAAG GGCTACTGGTGAGAAGGATGTTCAATTCAAAGTTTTGTATTGTGGGGTGTGTCATTCGGATCTACACATGTCAAAGAATGAATGGGGCGTGACACAGTATCCCATTGTTCCAGG GCATGAAATTGTGGGTGTGGTAACTGAGGTTGGTAGCAAGGTAGAGAAAGTCAAGGTCGGGGATAAGGTGGGCGTGGGCTGCCTAGTCGGATCTTGTCGCAGCTGCGACATGTGTTCCCAAGATCTTGAAAACTACTGCTCGAAGCAGATACTAACATACAGCGCCACTTACACGGATGGAACAATAACCTATGGAGGCTATTCTGATGTCATGGTTGCTGATGAGCACTTCATTGTTCGCTGGCCCGAAAATTTGCCTCTTGATGCTGGCGCTCCACTTTTATGTGCAGGGATCACTACATATAGTCCATTGAGATATTTTGGACTCGATAAACCTGGTATACATGTTGGCATTGTTGGCCTTGGTGGCCTTGGCCATGTTGGTGTGAAATTTGCCAAGGCTTTTGGGGCAAAGGTGACTGTGATCAGTACCTCAGAGAATAAAAGGAAGGAAGCCGTAGAAAAACTCGGTGCAGATGCATTCATAAATAGTCGTGATCCTGAGCAGATGCAG GCTGCAGCTGGTACCATGGATGGCATTATTGACACCGTTTCTGCCGTCCACCCCGTTGTTCCGTTGATGAATTTGGTGAAGCCTCATGGGAAGGTGGTCATGGTTGGCGTACCCGAAAAACCTCTTGAATTTTCCACATTTTCCCTTATAATGG GCAGGAAGACTCTCTCTGGGAGTGGCATTGGCGGGCTCAAGGAAACCCAAGAAATGGTAGATTTTGCAGCAAAGCACAACATCTTAGCAGATGTTGAGGTCATCCCAATGGACTATATCAACACTGCAATGGAGCGCCTGCTGAAAACTGATGTCAAGTACCGATTTGTGATCGACATTGGGAGTTCATCGAGATCAGCTTAA